A genomic window from Emys orbicularis isolate rEmyOrb1 chromosome 8, rEmyOrb1.hap1, whole genome shotgun sequence includes:
- the LRRTM2 gene encoding leucine-rich repeat transmembrane neuronal protein 2, producing MQPPMYSKEWLSSLHPELFYGLRKLQTLHLRSNSLRTIPVRLFWDCRSLEFLDLSTNRLRSLARNGFAGLIKLRELHLEHNQLTKINFAHFLRLSSLHTLFLQWNKISNLTCGMEWTWGTLEKLDLTGNEIKAIDLTVFETMPNLKILLMDNNKLTTLDSKILNSLTSITTVGLSSNLWECSPKICELATWLSGFQGRWEHSILCHSPDHTQGEDILDAVYGFQLCWNLSTIVTSMVTSYSSPTTEYTKRISSSNFHMGDKEIPTTAGIVVTTEEHFTEPNNAIFTQRVITGTMALLFSFFFIIFIVFISRKCCPPTLRRIRQCSMIQNHRQLRSQTRLHMSNMSDQGPYNEYEPTHEGPFIIINGYGQCKCQQLPYKECEV from the exons ATGCAACCTCCAATGTACTCAAAAGAATGG ttatccTCTCTGCATCCTGAGTTGTTTTATGGACTTCGCAAACTGCAAACCTTGCATTTACGTTCCAACTCCCTGCGGACTATCCCAGTCCGCCTTTTCTGGGACTGTCGTAGTCTGGAGTTTCTGGATTTGAGCACAAATCGCTTGCGAAGTTTGGCTCGCAATGGATTTGCAGGATTAATCAAACTGAGGGAGCTTCACCTAGAGCACAACCAGCTGACAAAGATTAATTTTGCTCATTTCCTACGGCTAAGCAGTCTGCACACGCTCTTCTTGCAGTGGAACAAAATTAGCAACTTGACATGTGGGATGGAGTGGACCTGGGGCACCTTAGAAAAGCTAGATTTGACTGGAAATGAAATCAAAGCCATTGATTTGACAGTTTTTGAAACTATGCCTAATCTTAAAATACTCCTAATGGATAACAACAAGCTAACCACTCTGGATTCCAAGATCTTAAATTCACTTACATCCATAACTACAGTGGGCCTCTCCAGCAATCTGTGGGAATGCAGTCCAAAGATATGTGAATTAGCCACATGGCTGAGTGGTTTTCAAGGTCGGTGGGAGCACTCCATACTGTGCCACAGCCCAGACCACACCCAAGGAGAGGATATTCTAGATGCAGTTTACGGTTTTCAGCTTTGCTGGAATTTATCAACTATTGTTACATCCATGGTTACAAGTTACAGCTCTCCAACTACTGAGTATACAAAAAGAATAAGCTCATCAAATTTCCATATGGGAGACAAAGAAATTCCAACTACTGCAGGCATAGTCGTTACTACTGAAGAACATTTCACTGAACCAAACAATGCCATCTTCACTCAACGGGTAATTACAGGAACAATGgctttattattttctttcttttttatcatttttatagtgttcATCTCCAGAAAATGCTGCCCTCCCACATTAAGAAGAATTAGGCAGTGTTCAATGATTCAAAACCACAGGCAACTCCGATCCCAAACACGGCTACATATGTCAAACATGTCAGACCAAGGACCATATAACGAATATGAACCCACCCATGAAGGACCTTTCATCATCATTAATGGCTATGGACAGTGCAAGTGTCAGCAGCTGCCATATAAAGAATGTGAAGTATAA